A genomic window from Glycine soja cultivar W05 chromosome 10, ASM419377v2, whole genome shotgun sequence includes:
- the LOC114369134 gene encoding TBC1 domain family member 15-like isoform X2 — protein sequence MVGCEGLWGVLMKSSGTTELNTFYPIKAECQADVPATRFKPRAGKTLSQRRWQASFSQDGHLDIAKVLRRIQRGGVHPSIKGEVWEFLLGCYDPNSTLEERNELKQRRRGQYDMWKAECQKMVPVIGSGKFITTPLIDDEGQPIDPSMVGVQTSDKKVVQWMQLLHQIGLDVHRTDRALEFYETEANQAKLFDVLAVYAWLDNDIGYVQGMNDICSPLIILVENEADCYWCFDRAMRRMRENFRCSASSMGVQSQLATLSQIMKTVDPKLHHHLEDLDGGEYLFAFRMLMVLFRREFSFADTLYLWEIVSS from the exons ATGGTTGGTTGTGAGGGACTGTGGGGGGTTCTTATGAAGAGTTCTGGAACTACTGAGTTGAATACCTTTTACCCCATTAAAGCAGAATGCCAAGCTGATGTTCCAGCCACTCGATTTAAACCAAGG GCTGGCAAAACTCTAAGTCAAAGAAGATGGCAGGCATCATTCTCCCAAGATGGTCACTTGGATATTGCAAAAGTGCTAAGACGAATACAGAGAGGG GGTGTCCATCCTTCAATCAAGGGGGAAGTGTGGGAGTTCTTGCTAGGTTGCTATGATCCTAACAGTACACTTGAAGAACGGAATGAGCTCAAGCAACGCAGGAg GGGGCAGTATGATATGTGGAAAGCTGAATGTCAAAAGATGGTCCCAGTCATTGGTAGTGGAAAATTTATTACAACACCCCTCATTGATGATGAAGGCCAGCCAATAGATCCTTCTATGGTAGGCGTCCAGACTTCAGATAAGAAAGTTGTGCAGTGGATGCAATTATTACATCAGATTG GTCTGGATGTTCATCGAACAGATCGAGCACTTGAATTTTATGAGACTGAAGCTAATCAAGCAAAACTCTTCGATGTTCTAGCAGTTTATGCTTGGTTGGACAATGATATTGGTTATGTACAAG GAATGAATGATATTTGCTCACCTTTGATTATTCTTGTTGAGAATGAAGCAGATTGCTACTGGTGCTTTGACCGTGCAATGCGAAGGATG AGAGAGAACTTCAGGTGCAGTGCAAGTTCAATGGGTGTCCAATCTCAGTTGGCTACACTCTCACAGATAATGAAAACAGTTGATCCAAAGCTTCATCATCACCTTG AGGATTTAGATGGAGGAGAATATCTCTTTGCATTTCGCATGCTTATGGTTCTTTTCCGAAGAGAATTTTCTTTTGCAGATACTTTGTATCTTTGGGAG ATTGTTTCCAGTTGA
- the LOC114369134 gene encoding TBC1 domain family member 15-like isoform X1: MVGCEGLWGVLMKSSGTTELNTFYPIKAECQADVPATRFKPRAGKTLSQRRWQASFSQDGHLDIAKVLRRIQRGGVHPSIKGEVWEFLLGCYDPNSTLEERNELKQRRRGQYDMWKAECQKMVPVIGSGKFITTPLIDDEGQPIDPSMVGVQTSDKKVVQWMQLLHQIGLDVHRTDRALEFYETEANQAKLFDVLAVYAWLDNDIGYVQGMNDICSPLIILVENEADCYWCFDRAMRRMRENFRCSASSMGVQSQLATLSQIMKTVDPKLHHHLEDLDGGEYLFAFRMLMVLFRREFSFADTLYLWELMWAMEYNPYIFTKYEDPDHAKTKGPLPPTNDKHLKQYGKFERKNVKTGHTEENSALSVFLVASVLEIKNRRILNEAKGVDDVVKILGDITSNLDAKKALNEALKIQKKYLSKAKKG; encoded by the exons ATGGTTGGTTGTGAGGGACTGTGGGGGGTTCTTATGAAGAGTTCTGGAACTACTGAGTTGAATACCTTTTACCCCATTAAAGCAGAATGCCAAGCTGATGTTCCAGCCACTCGATTTAAACCAAGG GCTGGCAAAACTCTAAGTCAAAGAAGATGGCAGGCATCATTCTCCCAAGATGGTCACTTGGATATTGCAAAAGTGCTAAGACGAATACAGAGAGGG GGTGTCCATCCTTCAATCAAGGGGGAAGTGTGGGAGTTCTTGCTAGGTTGCTATGATCCTAACAGTACACTTGAAGAACGGAATGAGCTCAAGCAACGCAGGAg GGGGCAGTATGATATGTGGAAAGCTGAATGTCAAAAGATGGTCCCAGTCATTGGTAGTGGAAAATTTATTACAACACCCCTCATTGATGATGAAGGCCAGCCAATAGATCCTTCTATGGTAGGCGTCCAGACTTCAGATAAGAAAGTTGTGCAGTGGATGCAATTATTACATCAGATTG GTCTGGATGTTCATCGAACAGATCGAGCACTTGAATTTTATGAGACTGAAGCTAATCAAGCAAAACTCTTCGATGTTCTAGCAGTTTATGCTTGGTTGGACAATGATATTGGTTATGTACAAG GAATGAATGATATTTGCTCACCTTTGATTATTCTTGTTGAGAATGAAGCAGATTGCTACTGGTGCTTTGACCGTGCAATGCGAAGGATG AGAGAGAACTTCAGGTGCAGTGCAAGTTCAATGGGTGTCCAATCTCAGTTGGCTACACTCTCACAGATAATGAAAACAGTTGATCCAAAGCTTCATCATCACCTTG AGGATTTAGATGGAGGAGAATATCTCTTTGCATTTCGCATGCTTATGGTTCTTTTCCGAAGAGAATTTTCTTTTGCAGATACTTTGTATCTTTGGGAG TTGATGTGGGCCATGGAATACAACCCATACATCTTCACAAAATATGAGGATCCAGATCATGCAAAAACAAAAGGCCCCTTGCCTCCAACAAACGACAAACATTTGAAGCAATATGGaaaatttgagagaaaaaatgtgAAGACTGGGCATACAGAGGAAAATAGTGCACTGTCTGTTTTTCTTGTTGCAAGTGTTCTTGAGATCAAGAATAGGCGGATTTTAAATGAGGCCAAGGGCGTGGACGATGTTGTCAAG ATCTTGGGAGACATAACCTCAAATCTTGATGCTAAAAAAGCACTTAATGAAGCACTgaaaattcagaaaaaataCCTAAGCAAG